The genome window CCGTCCTTGTTCGCCGTGCGGAAGGCGTCCATGGCCTGCACGTACATGGAAATCGCCGAGCGCATGAGAACCCCGGCGGCCTGCATGACCCCGGTCGGCAAGGATTTTTCCATGGTCACGGTCCTCTCCGCGATGCTCGCGGCTTCGTCGCCTATCCGTTCCAGGTCGATCACCATGCGCAGCGCGCCGACGACGAACCGCAGGTCGTGCGCCACGGGCTGGTTGCGCACGAGGATGGACAGGGCCAGCTCGTCGATTTCGTTCTCCATGGCGTTGATGGCGGCGTCGCCGTCCACGACCGCCGCCGCGCGGACCAGGTTGCCTTCTTCCAGGGCGGTGCAGGCTTCGTCCAGCGCGATGCCCACGGCCGCGCCCATCATGAGCAGTTTTGTCCGCAACTGCGTCAGCATCTGCTGGAGTTGGGTTTCTTTTTCGTGCATCAGCCGAACCTCCCTGTGATGTAATCTTCCGTTTGTTTCAGCGAAGGCCGCGTGAACATGGTGTCCGTGGCGTCCTCTTCAATGAGTTTGCCCATGTAGAAAAACGCGGTCCGGTCGGAGATTCTGGCCGCCTGCTGCATGTTGTGCGTCACGATGATGATCGTGAGCTGGCTTTTGAGCTCATGCACGCTTTCCTCAATTTTCTGCGTGGCTATGGGGTCGAGCGCGCTGGCCGGCTCGTCCATGAGCAGCACCTCCGGCTCCACCGCGAGCGCGCGGGCGATGCAGAGGCGCTGCTGCTGCCCGCCGGAAAGCCCGAGGGCAGAGGCGTGCAGCCGGTCCTTGATTTCCTCGAAAATGGCCGCCCGGCGCAGGGATTCCTCCACCTTGTCCTCGATCACCGAGGCTTTGGTTTCCCCGGTGACGCGCAGCCCGTAGGCCACGTTTTCAAAAATCGTCTTGGGGAAGGGGTTCGGCTTCTGGAACACCATGCCGACCTTGCGCCGCAGGGAAACGACGTCCGTCTGCCCTGTGTTGATGTCTTCGCCGTCGAGCAGGATTTCCCCCTCGGCCCGCGCGCCGGGGATAAGGTCGTTCATCCTGTTCAGGCAGCGCAGAAACGTGCTTTTGCCGCAGCCGGAAGGGCCGATGAGCGCGGTGACCTTGTTTTCCGCGAAATCCAGGTTGATTCCGTGGAGCGCCTGGTGCCGGCCGTAGTAAAAGTCGATGTTCCGCGCCCGCAGTTTTGTGTTTGTCGTCATGTCTGGCCCTGATGTCCGGGTTGGTTCAAGTGTTTCCCGCCACCGGGAGCGTGAAGAGCATGGCCGTCGCAAAGCCCTGGTAGGGGCTTTCCGCCCATATTGTGCCGCCGTGGCGTTCGATGATGTGCTTGCTGATCGCCAGCCCGATGCCGGAAGAGCCGCTGTTGCGCTGCTTCTTCACCTGGTACAGCCGTTCGAAGATCCGGGTCAGCTCTTCCTGGGGGATGCCCGGTCCCTGGTCTTTCACGGAGAAGAGCATCTCCTTCCCGGTGACGCGGCCGGAAACGACGATCTCGCCGCCCTCGGGGGAATAGCGGCAGGCGTTTTCAAAAAGATTGCGGAACACCTGCGTGAGGAGCGACGCGTTGCCCATGACGGATACCCCGTCTTCCAACTCCACCGCGAACCGCACCCGTCTGCTTGCCGCCAGATCCGCGCAGAGCCGCATGGCTTCGTGCAGCGGCTGCTCCGGCAATACGGGCGCGAGCGGTATTTTTTCCTTCGCGTCCTCGATGCGGGTGAGGGCGAGCAAATCACTGATGACGCGGCCCAGGGCCTGGGCGTGTTTGTGGATGATGGCGGCGAAGTTCCGGTGCGCCGGGT of uncultured delta proteobacterium contains these proteins:
- a CDS encoding Phosphate transport system regulatory protein PhoU — its product is MHEKETQLQQMLTQLRTKLLMMGAAVGIALDEACTALEEGNLVRAAAVVDGDAAINAMENEIDELALSILVRNQPVAHDLRFVVGALRMVIDLERIGDEAASIAERTVTMEKSLPTGVMQAAGVLMRSAISMYVQAMDAFRTANKDGALRLCRVDDEIARQEMAALQRVMEHFCGEPGGEPGEGRKGLSYEGMNGILICRSLNRVCRRCANIAEHTYFVVEGVNIKHQTPAK
- the pstB gene encoding high-affinity phosphate transport protein (ABC superfamily, atp_bind) (Evidence 2b : Function of strongly homologous gene; Product type t : transporter); amino-acid sequence: MTTNTKLRARNIDFYYGRHQALHGINLDFAENKVTALIGPSGCGKSTFLRCLNRMNDLIPGARAEGEILLDGEDINTGQTDVVSLRRKVGMVFQKPNPFPKTIFENVAYGLRVTGETKASVIEDKVEESLRRAAIFEEIKDRLHASALGLSGGQQQRLCIARALAVEPEVLLMDEPASALDPIATQKIEESVHELKSQLTIIIVTHNMQQAARISDRTAFFYMGKLIEEDATDTMFTRPSLKQTEDYITGRFG